A section of the Candidatus Thiopontia autotrophica genome encodes:
- the pgi gene encoding glucose-6-phosphate isomerase translates to MANPLVTDSSAWQALQGHVSEMGTQHLRDLFVEDPDRFDRFSIQLDGVLFDYSKQRVQPETINKLIALANQQELPERISQLLRGDPLNSTEGRAALHTALRSRPQEPVEVDGHNVVDDVHAVRGQMRNFVGQVRGGSWRGFTGKKITDVVNIGVGGSDLGPKMVCRALRSMADETVDIHFISSIDGAHAADILPRLDPETTLFVVSSKTFTTADTMSNAAAARAWLALASGGANVVHRHFVAATADVDKALEWGLPEENIFRFWEWVGGRYSMWSSIGLPIALYLGNGAFEELLEGARLVDRHFESEPFETNIPVMMGLIGVWNSNFLGMPGHVVLPYAAHMNHFSSYLEQLEMESLGKSVTLQGERVDYDTGPIVWGGVGSNAQHAFYQLLHQGTRFAPMDFILPIDPAGADLEQYQLTIANCLAQSRAFMVGQESEDPYLRHEGNRPSSTFLLDALTPKSMGVLVAMYEHKVFVESVIWEINPFDQFGVELGKKVADQVHRNLLNHESPLENYDSSTAGLLKKIVQ, encoded by the coding sequence ATGGCTAATCCGCTGGTAACAGATAGCAGTGCATGGCAGGCGCTACAGGGCCATGTGTCGGAGATGGGTACTCAGCACCTGCGGGATCTGTTTGTGGAGGATCCCGACCGCTTTGACCGTTTTTCAATCCAGCTCGATGGGGTGCTGTTCGACTACTCCAAACAGAGGGTTCAGCCGGAGACTATCAATAAGCTGATTGCCCTGGCCAACCAGCAGGAACTTCCCGAGCGGATCAGCCAGCTGTTGCGTGGTGATCCGCTCAATAGCACGGAGGGGCGTGCGGCGCTCCATACTGCACTGCGCAGCCGTCCGCAAGAGCCGGTGGAGGTAGATGGTCATAATGTGGTCGATGATGTCCATGCTGTGCGAGGGCAGATGCGCAATTTCGTGGGGCAGGTTCGTGGAGGCAGCTGGCGCGGTTTTACCGGCAAGAAGATTACCGATGTGGTCAATATCGGGGTTGGGGGCTCTGATCTTGGGCCGAAGATGGTCTGCCGAGCGCTACGTTCTATGGCGGATGAGACAGTTGATATTCACTTTATCTCCAGTATTGATGGCGCCCATGCGGCTGATATTCTGCCCCGCCTGGATCCGGAGACCACGCTGTTTGTGGTCTCCTCAAAGACCTTTACCACCGCGGACACAATGTCCAATGCGGCCGCGGCCCGGGCCTGGCTTGCCCTGGCGTCGGGGGGCGCCAATGTTGTTCATCGCCATTTTGTAGCAGCCACAGCAGATGTTGACAAGGCCCTGGAGTGGGGGCTGCCTGAGGAGAATATCTTCCGGTTCTGGGAGTGGGTGGGGGGGCGTTATTCGATGTGGTCATCCATTGGGCTGCCGATCGCGCTCTATCTTGGGAATGGTGCCTTTGAGGAGCTGCTGGAGGGGGCACGGTTGGTGGATCGCCATTTTGAGTCTGAGCCATTTGAGACAAACATTCCGGTGATGATGGGGTTGATCGGGGTCTGGAACAGTAATTTCCTGGGGATGCCGGGCCATGTGGTTCTGCCGTACGCGGCCCACATGAACCACTTCTCCTCCTATCTCGAGCAGTTGGAGATGGAGAGCCTCGGCAAGTCGGTGACTCTGCAGGGCGAGAGGGTCGATTACGATACCGGACCCATTGTCTGGGGAGGGGTGGGCTCCAATGCGCAGCACGCCTTCTATCAGCTTCTTCACCAAGGGACGCGCTTTGCTCCGATGGATTTTATTCTGCCAATAGATCCGGCGGGGGCAGATTTGGAGCAGTACCAACTGACTATTGCCAACTGTCTGGCGCAGAGCCGCGCCTTTATGGTTGGACAGGAGAGTGAGGATCCATATCTTAGACATGAGGGTAATCGCCCAAGCAGCACTTTTCTGCTGGATGCGCTGACCCCTAAAAGTATGGGGGTGTTGGTTGCCATGTATGAGCACAAGGTGTTCGTGGAGAGTGTGATCTGGGAGATTAACCCGTTTGATCAGTTTGGGGTGGAGCTGGGCAAGAAGGTTGCGGATCAGGTTCATCGGAACCTTCTCAACCACGAGTCACCATTAGAGAATTACGACAGCTCAACGGCCGGACTATTGAAGAAGATAGTGCAATGA
- the galU gene encoding UTP--glucose-1-phosphate uridylyltransferase GalU: MKITKYVFPVAGLGTRFLPATKAIPKEMLTVVDRPLIQYVVEEAVEAGAEEIILVSHPEKSALEEHFRENPRLEAALEDKGKDELLQKVRSILPKGVTVSVVYQHQPLGLGHAVLCARDAVGDEPFGVILPDVLIHNGGQGCMAQMVKAFGEKGSAIIGVETVPLDEVEKYGIVSLEEGESGKLQRMSGVVEKPSTAEAPSQLSVVGRYLLTPKVMDLLETTESGAGGEIQLTDAIAALIVEESVYAYTFDGISYDCGYKFGYVRANIEYALRDNEIGDEVGQLIQKHAGGNNG, translated from the coding sequence GTGAAAATCACTAAGTATGTTTTTCCTGTAGCAGGTCTGGGGACTCGTTTTTTGCCTGCGACCAAGGCGATTCCGAAGGAGATGCTTACGGTTGTCGATAGGCCGCTGATTCAGTATGTTGTCGAGGAGGCGGTGGAGGCTGGTGCCGAAGAGATTATTCTGGTATCTCACCCTGAAAAGAGTGCCCTGGAAGAGCACTTTAGGGAGAACCCCAGGCTTGAGGCTGCTCTGGAGGATAAGGGGAAGGATGAGCTGCTGCAGAAGGTGCGTTCCATTCTTCCCAAAGGGGTCACTGTTTCCGTTGTCTACCAGCACCAGCCGCTTGGGCTTGGGCACGCTGTGCTCTGTGCCAGGGATGCAGTGGGCGATGAGCCGTTTGGGGTGATCCTGCCTGATGTGTTGATCCATAACGGTGGCCAGGGGTGTATGGCGCAGATGGTGAAGGCGTTTGGTGAAAAGGGTTCTGCCATCATTGGCGTAGAGACGGTGCCGCTGGATGAGGTAGAGAAATATGGCATTGTTTCGCTTGAGGAGGGGGAGAGCGGCAAATTGCAGAGGATGAGTGGGGTGGTGGAGAAGCCATCGACGGCGGAGGCGCCATCGCAACTCTCTGTTGTTGGGCGTTATCTATTAACCCCAAAGGTGATGGATCTGCTGGAGACGACCGAGAGTGGTGCGGGGGGCGAAATTCAGCTAACAGATGCAATTGCCGCCTTGATTGTGGAGGAGTCAGTCTATGCCTATACCTTTGATGGTATAAGCTATGACTGTGGATATAAATTTGGATACGTACGGGCAAATATAGAGTACGCGTTGAGAGATAATGAAATTGGTGATGAGGTAGGGCAGTTGATTCAGAAACATGCTGGTGGGAACAATGGCTAA
- the pgsA gene encoding CDP-diacylglycerol--glycerol-3-phosphate 3-phosphatidyltransferase gives MTLNVPTILTLLRIILIPFFIIAFYLPAEWGRMAAAGIFVLAALTDWLDGFLARKLNQTSPFGAFLDPVADKLMVAAALVLLVSDMPTFWVAIPAIVIIGREIAISALREWMAEMGGRANVAVSMIGKIKTAVQMVAISMLLYLEPIGDIPTSVVGMVLLYIAMLLTLWSMVIYLRAAWPVLQGDD, from the coding sequence ATGACGCTTAACGTCCCCACAATTCTTACACTGCTGCGGATCATCCTGATCCCCTTCTTCATCATCGCCTTCTACCTGCCGGCTGAGTGGGGGAGAATGGCAGCCGCAGGGATTTTCGTGCTTGCGGCACTGACCGATTGGCTCGATGGATTTCTGGCAAGAAAACTCAATCAAACATCACCCTTTGGGGCATTCCTGGATCCGGTTGCAGACAAATTGATGGTGGCGGCTGCACTGGTGCTATTGGTAAGTGATATGCCTACATTCTGGGTAGCCATTCCTGCCATTGTCATTATTGGTCGTGAAATTGCGATTTCGGCACTGCGTGAATGGATGGCAGAGATGGGCGGCCGTGCCAATGTGGCAGTCTCAATGATTGGAAAAATAAAGACCGCAGTGCAGATGGTTGCTATTTCGATGCTTCTTTATCTAGAGCCTATAGGGGATATTCCGACCTCAGTAGTCGGTATGGTGCTACTCTATATAGCAATGTTGCTGACTCTGTGGTCAATGGTTATCTATCTGCGTGCAGCGTGGCCAGTTTTACAAGGTGACGACTAA
- the uvrC gene encoding excinuclease ABC subunit UvrC codes for MERPTLPETTRPGVYRMLNADGEILYIGKARNLKKRVSSYFRSSGLAPKTRALMSHVASVEVTTTHTENEALILESNLIKRHRPRYNILLRDDKSYPYIYLSTHTKFPRLGLHRGARNGKGRYFGPYPSAGAVRESLRLMQKLFPVRQCEDGFFRNRSRPCLQHQIQRCSAPCTRLITPEEYRQDVDHAVLFLEGKSGEVVDDLITKMGQAASGLQYEKAARFRDQISTLRRVQERQYISGERGDLDVVAVAMQGGSASIQLFNFRHGQNLGNRTYFPKNAQGKSESEVLYAFLSQRYLEQSAPAEILVTQEPDQRELLQDVLSTHAGHKVSIRHQLRGDRTRWMKMAQENAELALQSRLSHASSAIARVEALQDALKLHQLPQRMECFDISHTMGEETVASCVVFEDGVALKSDYRRLNIRDIAGGDDYAAMRQALQRRYTRLIKGEGKLPDLLLIDGGPGQCSQASSVLEELQIEGVTVLGVAKGPDRRAGQERLFLDGAAAQTLPADSPALLLIQQIRDESHRFAITGHRQRRAKKRNRSPLEEISGVGPKRRQQLLNHFGGLQEIVRAGVEDISAVPGINQEIAQRIYDRFHE; via the coding sequence ATGGAGAGGCCAACCCTGCCCGAAACCACACGCCCCGGCGTCTACCGGATGCTCAATGCGGATGGTGAGATCCTCTACATAGGGAAGGCGCGCAATCTCAAAAAGCGGGTCTCCAGCTATTTTCGTAGCAGTGGACTAGCCCCAAAAACCAGGGCGTTGATGTCTCATGTCGCCTCAGTTGAGGTTACGACCACCCATACCGAGAATGAGGCACTGATTCTTGAGAGCAATCTGATCAAGAGACACCGTCCCCGTTACAACATTCTGCTGCGGGATGACAAAAGCTATCCATACATATACCTCTCCACCCACACCAAATTCCCCAGGCTCGGACTCCATCGCGGTGCTCGAAATGGCAAGGGGCGCTATTTTGGCCCCTACCCAAGTGCCGGGGCGGTGCGCGAAAGCCTGAGGCTGATGCAGAAACTCTTTCCGGTACGCCAGTGCGAGGATGGCTTCTTTCGCAACCGCTCCCGCCCCTGTCTGCAGCATCAGATCCAGCGCTGCAGTGCCCCCTGCACCAGACTGATTACCCCCGAAGAGTATCGGCAGGACGTAGACCATGCGGTGCTCTTCCTGGAGGGCAAAAGCGGTGAGGTGGTCGATGATCTGATAACAAAAATGGGGCAGGCAGCATCCGGGTTGCAGTACGAAAAGGCAGCCCGCTTCAGAGATCAGATCTCGACTCTGCGCAGGGTACAAGAGAGACAGTACATCAGCGGAGAGCGTGGAGATCTCGACGTGGTGGCAGTGGCAATGCAGGGGGGCAGTGCATCGATCCAGCTCTTCAATTTTCGCCATGGCCAGAATCTCGGCAACCGCACTTACTTCCCCAAAAATGCACAAGGCAAAAGTGAATCGGAGGTTCTCTACGCCTTCCTCTCCCAACGCTATCTGGAACAGAGCGCCCCCGCGGAAATTCTGGTGACTCAAGAGCCAGATCAGCGAGAGCTACTGCAGGATGTGCTCTCCACCCACGCAGGCCACAAAGTCTCGATTCGCCACCAGCTGCGCGGGGATCGTACCCGCTGGATGAAAATGGCACAGGAAAATGCAGAACTCGCCCTCCAGAGTCGACTATCACATGCGTCAAGCGCGATTGCCCGGGTTGAGGCGCTTCAAGACGCACTCAAACTGCACCAGCTACCGCAACGGATGGAGTGTTTTGACATCAGCCACACCATGGGGGAGGAGACCGTCGCCTCCTGTGTGGTCTTTGAGGATGGGGTGGCGCTCAAATCGGATTATCGACGTTTAAATATTCGTGACATTGCCGGTGGGGATGACTACGCAGCAATGCGCCAGGCCCTGCAGCGACGCTACACACGCCTAATCAAAGGGGAGGGAAAGCTCCCCGATCTACTGCTGATTGACGGCGGTCCGGGGCAGTGCAGTCAGGCCAGCAGCGTACTGGAAGAGCTCCAGATCGAGGGGGTAACCGTACTGGGGGTCGCCAAAGGGCCAGACCGCAGAGCGGGACAAGAGAGGCTCTTCCTCGACGGCGCAGCAGCGCAGACCCTGCCTGCAGACTCCCCGGCACTACTGCTGATCCAGCAGATCCGGGACGAATCCCACCGCTTCGCCATCACTGGACACCGCCAACGTCGCGCCAAAAAGAGAAATCGCTCCCCCTTGGAGGAGATTTCAGGGGTGGGGCCGAAGAGAAGACAACAACTACTCAACCATTTTGGAGGGCTGCAGGAGATTGTGCGTGCAGGAGTTGAGGATATATCCGCAGTGCCAGGGATCAATCAAGAGATTGCTCAGCGGATTTATGATAGATTTCACGAATAA
- a CDS encoding DUF721 domain-containing protein, whose translation MSSTDNSLKRLHKLLQSSGMTSDKPGRSLRPRKELPDDFVEASLPPLKNRKPWGKQPTFFLSRGEVSSHLLKKAYYINQLNRKVIPRLGLPYSSHLRLSSINAEGVAIVHADSPAWAQRGRFLQQNILDLLHQEGVRQVKRVRLKVRFSSEPPPPEIITAKQASTKVAEQLSRQARSIKGELGQSMQRLSNTLLRNRQRGGK comes from the coding sequence ATGAGTTCCACAGATAACAGCCTGAAGAGGCTGCATAAGTTGTTGCAGAGTAGTGGTATGACATCCGATAAGCCGGGGCGTTCGCTGCGTCCCAGAAAGGAGTTGCCGGATGATTTTGTCGAGGCGAGTCTGCCGCCACTGAAAAACCGCAAGCCTTGGGGAAAACAACCAACATTCTTTCTCTCCAGGGGTGAGGTCTCCAGCCATCTGCTAAAAAAGGCATACTATATTAACCAGTTAAACAGAAAGGTGATCCCCAGGCTGGGGCTTCCATACTCATCCCATCTGCGGCTGAGCTCAATAAATGCCGAGGGGGTTGCCATTGTCCATGCAGACTCCCCTGCCTGGGCACAACGAGGACGCTTTCTGCAGCAGAATATTCTTGATCTGCTGCATCAGGAGGGGGTGCGCCAGGTTAAGCGGGTGAGGTTGAAAGTCCGCTTCTCCAGCGAGCCACCACCACCCGAGATAATCACTGCAAAACAGGCCTCTACCAAGGTGGCGGAACAGCTCTCTCGCCAGGCACGCTCTATCAAGGGGGAGCTGGGGCAGTCGATGCAGCGCCTATCCAACACGCTACTTCGCAATCGACAGCGGGGAGGCAAATAG
- a CDS encoding peptidylprolyl isomerase — MSKAEDGNTVKIHYTGTLEDGSQFDSSEGREPLEFTIGSGQVIPGFDKACCGMVVGESVTVTLAPEDAYGEHNPEMIAQVDRSMMPDDLEPEVGMPMNASGPNGETLNFVITAFDDETVTVDGNAPLAGKALTFAIEMVEISEGPSEGESSEQEAAE, encoded by the coding sequence ATGTCTAAAGCAGAAGATGGTAATACCGTAAAGATACATTACACAGGGACTCTGGAGGATGGATCCCAGTTCGACTCATCGGAGGGTAGAGAGCCTCTAGAATTCACTATCGGCAGCGGCCAGGTTATTCCAGGCTTTGACAAGGCTTGCTGTGGAATGGTGGTTGGAGAGAGCGTTACTGTAACCCTTGCTCCAGAGGATGCCTACGGAGAGCATAACCCGGAGATGATCGCACAGGTTGATCGCTCGATGATGCCAGATGATCTGGAGCCTGAGGTTGGAATGCCGATGAATGCATCTGGACCAAACGGTGAGACTCTAAATTTCGTCATCACCGCATTCGATGATGAGACGGTTACCGTAGATGGCAATGCCCCACTAGCCGGCAAGGCCCTGACCTTTGCAATCGAGATGGTTGAGATTAGTGAGGGACCGTCTGAAGGAGAGTCTTCCGAGCAGGAAGCTGCTGAATAG
- a CDS encoding peptide chain release factor 3: MSQLQDEIGKRRTFAIISHPDAGKTTITEKLLLFGKLIQQAGTVKGRGSDRHATSDWMEMEKERGISVTTSVMQFPYKERMVNLLDTPGHEDFSEDTYRTLTAVDSALMVIDGAKGVEPRTIKLMEVCRLRTTPILTFINKMDRDIRDPIELLDEVEEILNIKCAPINWPIGMGKEFKGIYQLDRDRTILYQKGQGHTIQDEQIIEGLDNPALDEAIGSLADDLREELELVQGASHPFDLDEYLAGSLTPVYFGTALGNFGVKEMLDGFVEIAPTPQSRDTEDRTVTPDEEKFTGFVFKIQANMDPKHRDRIAFMRVCSGKFQQGMKLRHSRINKDIAVPNALTFLAGDRSHTDEAWPGDIIGLHNHGTIQIGDSFSQGESLRFTGIPHFAPELFRLVRLKDPLKNKQLQKGLQQLSEEGATQLFMPLNNNHLILGAVGILQFDVVAHRLKHEYKVEAIYENVSVATARWVECEDGVELERFRKRASDNLAIDGGGNLTYLAPTRVNLDLTIERWPEVEFHPTREH; this comes from the coding sequence ATGAGTCAACTCCAGGATGAGATCGGCAAACGGCGGACGTTTGCCATCATCTCACACCCCGATGCGGGTAAAACAACCATTACCGAGAAGCTGCTGCTGTTCGGAAAGCTGATTCAGCAGGCCGGTACCGTCAAGGGGCGTGGCTCTGATCGTCACGCCACCTCGGACTGGATGGAGATGGAGAAGGAGCGTGGCATCTCGGTCACCACTTCGGTGATGCAGTTCCCTTATAAAGAGCGGATGGTAAATCTGCTCGATACCCCGGGGCATGAGGATTTCTCGGAGGATACCTATCGCACCCTGACTGCGGTTGACTCTGCATTGATGGTGATTGATGGTGCCAAGGGTGTTGAGCCTCGCACAATCAAGCTAATGGAGGTATGCCGACTGCGTACTACCCCCATTCTCACCTTTATCAACAAGATGGATCGTGATATCCGTGACCCCATTGAGCTGCTGGATGAGGTGGAGGAGATTCTTAACATAAAGTGTGCCCCCATCAACTGGCCGATCGGTATGGGCAAAGAGTTCAAGGGGATCTATCAGCTCGACAGAGACCGCACCATTCTCTACCAGAAGGGTCAGGGCCATACCATTCAGGATGAGCAGATAATTGAGGGGCTGGACAATCCGGCACTGGATGAGGCGATCGGCAGCCTGGCTGATGATCTGCGTGAGGAGCTGGAGCTGGTGCAGGGGGCGAGCCACCCATTTGATCTGGATGAGTATCTGGCCGGGAGTCTCACCCCTGTCTACTTTGGTACTGCACTGGGCAATTTTGGGGTCAAGGAGATGCTGGATGGCTTTGTGGAGATTGCCCCCACTCCTCAATCGCGTGACACAGAGGATCGAACTGTCACTCCGGATGAGGAGAAGTTCACCGGCTTTGTCTTCAAGATCCAGGCCAATATGGATCCAAAACATCGTGACCGGATCGCCTTTATGCGGGTCTGTTCAGGAAAATTCCAGCAGGGGATGAAGCTACGCCATAGCCGCATCAACAAGGATATTGCAGTCCCCAATGCCCTCACCTTTCTGGCCGGTGACCGCTCCCACACGGATGAGGCGTGGCCGGGGGATATTATCGGGCTCCATAACCACGGCACCATTCAGATTGGAGATAGCTTCAGTCAGGGGGAGTCACTACGTTTTACCGGCATCCCCCACTTTGCCCCGGAGCTCTTCCGTCTGGTTCGGCTCAAGGATCCGCTAAAGAACAAACAGCTACAGAAAGGGCTGCAGCAGCTATCCGAAGAGGGGGCGACCCAGCTCTTTATGCCTCTTAATAACAACCACCTTATTCTAGGCGCTGTCGGCATACTGCAGTTTGATGTGGTTGCCCACCGACTTAAACATGAGTACAAGGTGGAGGCGATCTATGAGAATGTCTCGGTTGCAACTGCACGCTGGGTCGAGTGCGAGGATGGGGTTGAGCTGGAGCGATTTAGAAAAAGAGCTAGTGACAACCTGGCGATTGATGGTGGCGGCAACCTCACCTATCTGGCACCAACCAGGGTCAACCTTGATCTGACTATAGAGCGTTGGCCAGAAGTTGAGTTCCACCCAACCAGAGAGCATTAG
- a CDS encoding TusE/DsrC/DsvC family sulfur relay protein produces MNTNPTAIRVEYVNVDGKEIATDQEGYIQDLDQWSEGFATAQAKKEGIEALTDEHWDVINLIRDHYDEHGVQIEVRKMIKHFAKVWGKEHGNNRYLHDLFPMGGPQKQGNRIAGIRKTKGEH; encoded by the coding sequence ATGAACACAAATCCAACAGCAATTCGGGTTGAGTATGTCAACGTGGATGGTAAGGAGATTGCAACGGACCAGGAGGGGTATATCCAGGATCTTGATCAGTGGTCAGAGGGGTTTGCGACTGCTCAGGCGAAGAAGGAGGGGATTGAGGCGTTAACCGATGAGCACTGGGATGTTATTAACTTGATTCGAGACCACTATGACGAGCATGGGGTGCAGATTGAGGTGAGAAAAATGATTAAGCACTTTGCCAAGGTGTGGGGCAAGGAGCATGGAAATAATCGTTATCTTCATGACCTTTTTCCCATGGGTGGCCCCCAAAAGCAGGGGAATCGAATTGCCGGGATACGTAAAACCAAAGGTGAGCACTAG
- the narI gene encoding respiratory nitrate reductase subunit gamma translates to MTLHDFIFGVYPYLAGTVFILGSWIRFDREQYTWKADSSQLLSNKGMWLGSNLFHVGILGIFFGHAAGMLLPHSWWQMVATDVQHQYIAIYAGALFGGMALVGAAILVNRRMTNARVKAVSRKRDNFVIIWLLATAALGLNTIPGSLHHAAEGDVTTMLVLADYVKSIATLSVDPSLIAGVSGAYKIHMFFGMTIFLVFPFTRLVHVWSVPLTYLGRAYQIVRAKKVMMN, encoded by the coding sequence ATGACATTACATGATTTTATTTTTGGTGTTTATCCCTATCTGGCTGGAACAGTCTTTATTCTGGGCAGTTGGATACGTTTTGATCGTGAGCAGTACACCTGGAAAGCGGATTCCAGTCAGTTACTGAGCAATAAAGGGATGTGGTTGGGGAGTAACCTGTTTCATGTGGGGATCCTGGGGATCTTCTTTGGACATGCAGCGGGTATGTTGCTACCCCATAGTTGGTGGCAGATGGTTGCTACCGATGTGCAACATCAGTACATTGCGATTTATGCGGGTGCTCTGTTTGGTGGAATGGCGCTTGTGGGTGCGGCAATACTGGTTAATCGTCGTATGACCAATGCGAGAGTGAAGGCAGTAAGCCGTAAACGGGATAACTTCGTTATCATCTGGCTGTTGGCAACGGCTGCGCTGGGGTTGAATACCATTCCTGGTTCACTGCACCATGCTGCTGAGGGGGATGTGACGACGATGCTGGTTCTTGCGGATTATGTGAAGAGCATTGCAACATTGAGCGTTGATCCTAGTCTGATTGCCGGTGTATCGGGTGCCTACAAGATCCATATGTTCTTTGGTATGACAATATTCCTGGTCTTCCCATTTACTCGTTTGGTTCACGTCTGGAGTGTTCCACTCACCTATCTGGGACGTGCTTACCAGATCGTTCGGGCCAAAAAAGTGATGATGAACTAG
- the narJ gene encoding nitrate reductase molybdenum cofactor assembly chaperone: MKLYTVLARLLDYPTPELMNHLSEITEVIDSDSEINRSEGKALREFISWLQLHDLTGIQQVYVQTFDMVPEHDLHMTHHIHGDSRDRGPALIDLTEHFKANGLEMKDGEIPDYLPLLLEYVSTLGEDECRFFLADVGKILAILADNLEKADSPYAKLVRMVENRGQLVKAA, translated from the coding sequence ATGAAACTTTATACAGTACTGGCTCGCTTGTTGGATTATCCAACGCCTGAGCTGATGAATCATCTATCGGAGATCACGGAGGTGATCGATAGTGACTCTGAGATCAACAGAAGTGAGGGTAAGGCGCTACGTGAGTTTATCAGCTGGCTACAGCTTCATGACTTGACTGGAATCCAGCAGGTCTATGTACAGACCTTTGATATGGTTCCTGAGCATGATCTTCATATGACCCACCATATTCATGGTGACAGTCGTGATCGTGGTCCGGCATTGATCGACCTGACCGAGCATTTCAAGGCCAACGGTCTTGAGATGAAGGATGGGGAGATTCCTGATTATCTGCCTCTGTTGTTGGAGTATGTCTCCACACTGGGAGAGGATGAGTGCCGCTTCTTCCTGGCAGACGTTGGGAAGATCCTTGCGATCCTCGCAGATAATCTGGAGAAGGCCGACAGCCCGTATGCAAAGTTGGTTCGTATGGTCGAGAACCGTGGTCAATTGGTTAAAGCCGCTTAA
- the narH gene encoding nitrate reductase subunit beta, whose product MKIRAQIAMVLNLDKCIGCHTCSVTCKNIWTNRKGVEYAWFNNVESKPGIGYPKMWEDQERWRGGWVNKNGKLELKAGGRASKLLNIFANPDMPEVDDYYEPFDYDYPKLQNKPLSEAAPTARPLSQITGETMDKITWGPNWEDDLAGEFEKRSQDKNFEGIQKQMYSEFENTFHMYLPRLCNHCLNPACVASCPSGALYKRDEDGVVLVDQDRCRGWRMCVSACPYKKIYYNWESGKSEKCILCYPRIESGMPTACAESCVGRIRYMGVMLYDADRISDAAGTPVETDLYQDHLNTFMDPNDPEVIKQALADGIPQSWIDAAQNSPVYKMAVDWKIAFPLHPEYRTLPSMWYVPPMSPVQGQIDQGNLPTEADGVIPTVDALRFPTKFLANLLTAGDEKPVTDAIRRLLAMRSHQRMKAVEDGEGADALKTAGLTVEQAEEMYQYLGIANYEDRFVIPTSHEELRLDDPYGFQGQNGFSGGNTSGQGEDSGRGLSLFPVPRKKTVTPMAIVAPPKSRKS is encoded by the coding sequence ATGAAAATACGTGCACAAATTGCAATGGTACTGAACCTCGACAAGTGTATTGGTTGTCATACCTGTTCAGTAACTTGTAAGAACATCTGGACGAACCGTAAAGGGGTTGAGTACGCCTGGTTCAATAACGTCGAGTCTAAACCCGGTATTGGTTACCCCAAGATGTGGGAAGACCAGGAGAGATGGCGAGGTGGTTGGGTCAACAAGAATGGCAAGCTGGAGCTGAAGGCCGGTGGTCGTGCCAGCAAACTGCTGAACATCTTTGCCAACCCGGACATGCCAGAGGTGGATGACTACTACGAGCCATTCGACTATGACTACCCCAAACTGCAGAACAAACCTCTCTCTGAGGCGGCGCCTACAGCGCGTCCACTCTCCCAGATTACCGGTGAGACCATGGACAAGATTACTTGGGGACCGAACTGGGAGGATGATCTGGCGGGTGAGTTCGAGAAGCGTTCACAGGATAAGAACTTCGAGGGGATTCAGAAGCAGATGTATTCAGAGTTTGAGAATACATTCCACATGTATCTGCCTCGCCTCTGTAACCACTGTCTGAACCCGGCCTGTGTGGCCAGCTGCCCATCCGGCGCGCTCTATAAGCGTGATGAGGATGGGGTGGTTCTGGTGGATCAGGATCGTTGTCGTGGCTGGCGCATGTGCGTGAGTGCATGCCCCTACAAGAAGATCTACTACAACTGGGAGTCGGGTAAATCAGAGAAGTGTATCCTCTGTTATCCTCGCATTGAGTCTGGCATGCCGACGGCCTGTGCGGAGTCTTGTGTAGGTCGTATCCGTTATATGGGTGTGATGCTCTATGATGCAGATCGCATTAGTGATGCAGCCGGTACCCCAGTAGAGACCGATCTTTATCAGGATCACCTGAACACCTTTATGGATCCAAACGATCCAGAGGTGATTAAGCAGGCATTGGCAGATGGTATACCTCAATCCTGGATTGATGCGGCGCAAAACTCACCTGTCTACAAGATGGCGGTGGATTGGAAGATCGCCTTCCCGCTCCATCCAGAGTATCGCACCCTGCCTAGCATGTGGTATGTGCCCCCAATGTCGCCAGTACAGGGACAGATTGACCAGGGTAACCTGCCAACTGAGGCCGATGGTGTGATTCCAACGGTGGATGCACTGCGATTCCCAACCAAGTTCCTTGCCAATCTGTTGACGGCAGGGGATGAGAAGCCGGTTACCGATGCGATCCGTCGTCTATTGGCGATGCGTAGCCATCAGCGTATGAAGGCGGTTGAGGATGGTGAAGGGGCGGATGCATTGAAGACTGCGGGTCTCACGGTTGAGCAGGCAGAGGAGATGTACCAATATCTTGGTATTGCCAACTATGAAGATCGCTTTGTGATTCCGACCTCTCATGAGGAGCTACGTCTTGATGACCCTTACGGGTTCCAGGGGCAGAATGGTTTCTCTGGTGGTAACACCAGTGGGCAGGGCGAAGATTCTGGACGAGGACTCTCTCTGTTCCCGGTTCCTCGCAAGAAGACGGTCACCCCGATGGCTATCGTGGCTCCACCCAAAAGCAGAAAATCTTAA